GCGTGGACGCCGCCTCCGGCGACCCGGTGCACCTGATCGACTTCTCGTCGTTCAACACGGTCGGCACCGGCTACACGCTGACCGTCGGGACCGACACGAGCTACCCGTTCGACATCGGCACCGACGCGTTCTCCAAGCTGCGGTACGACTCGCTGGCGTACTTCTACCACAACCGCAGCGGCATCGAGATCCAGGCGCAGTACGTGGGCGACGCCTACGCCCGCCCGGCCGGCCACCTCAACGTGGCGCCGAACCAGGGCGACAACAACGTGCCCTGCCTGGCCACCATCACCTGCGGCTACAACCTGGACGTGCGCGGCGGCTGGTACGACGCGGGCGACCACGGCAAGTACGTGGTCAACGGCGGCATCTCGGTGTGGCAGCTGATCAACGCCTACGAGCGCGCCAAGCTGATCGGCGACGCCTCCGTCCTCGGCGACGGCAAGCTGCGCATCCCCGAGAGCGCCAACGGCGTGCCGGACATCCTGGACGAGGCCCGCTGGGAGGTCGAGTTCCTGCTGAAGATGCAGGCGCCCAACGGGATGGTCCACCACAAGATCCACGACCAGAACTGGACCGGCCTGCCCCTGCTGCCGCACGAGGACCCGCAGCTCCGGCGCCTGTCCGACACCAGCACGGCGGCCACGCTGAACATGGCCGCGGTGGCCGCGCAGGCCGCCCGCGTGTGGAAGACGATCGACCCGGCGTTCTCGGCCAAGGCGCAGGCGGCGGCCGTGAAGGCGTACGCGGCGGCCAAGGCGAACCCGAACAAGATCGCCGACCCCAACGACGGCACCGGCGGCGGCTCCTACAGCGACTCGAAGCTGACCGACGAGTTCTACTGGGCCGCGGCGGAGCTGTTCACCACCACCGGCGAGTCCTCCTACCGGTCCGACCTGACCGCGTCCCCGCACTACAAGGGCGCGAGCCTGGACGACCGCGGCTTCGACTGGGGCTCCACCGGCCCGCTGGGCGACATCACGCTGGCCCTGGTGCCCAACGGCCTGCCGGCCGCGGACGTGGCGGCGATCAAGGCCGCGTTCGTCGCGGTCGCGGACAAGCACCTGACCCAGATGGCGTCCCAGGGCTACCCGGCGCCGTACAAGACGACGACCGGCGACTACGACTGGGGCTCGAACGGCCTGGTCGCCAACAACACCTCCGTGCTGGCGCTGGCGCACGACTTCACCGGCCAGGCCAAGTACCGCGAGGGCGTGTTCCAGGCGCTGCACTACTTCCTGGGCCGCAACCCGACGTCGTACTCCTACGTCACCGGCTACGGCGAGCAGCCGGTGAAGAACGTCCACCACCGGCACTGGGCCAACCAGCTCGACCCGGACCTGCCGACCGCGCCCCCCGGCGCGCTGTCCGGCGGCCCGAACAGCGCGCTGCAGGACCCGGTCGCCGCGCGCGTGCTCCAGGGCTGCAAGCCGCAGAAGTGCTTCGTCGACCACATCGAGGCGTACTCGGTCAACGAGGTCACGATCAACTGGAACTCGGCGTTCGCCTGGGTGGCGAACTGGGCGGCGGAGAAGGTCACCACGGCCCCGCCGGTCGACACCACCGCGCCGTCCCAGCCCGGCGCGCCCACGGCGTCCGACATCACCGCCACCGGCGCCAAGCTGACCTGGGCGGCGTCGACGGACGCGGAGAGCGGCATCGCCGGGTACGACGTGGTCTCGATCGAGAACACCACCCAGCGGGTGCTGGCCACGGTCACCACCCCGTCGGCCACGCTGACCGGCCTGACCCCGAACACCGCCTACCACCTGGCGGTGGTGGCGAAGAACGGCGCCGGGCTCAAGTCGCAGTCGGTCGCCACGACCGTGCGCACCAAGACGGCCGACCCGGTCGACTACTGCCGGGTGGTCGCGCGGGTGACGTCGTGGAACGGCGGCATGTCGGCGAACCTCACCATCACCAACACCAGCGGCCAGGCGTGGAACAACTGGAAGCTGGAGTTCACCCTGCCGGGCACCCACAAGATCAGCCAGGGCTGGTCGGCGACCTGGTCGCAGTCCGGCCAGGCGGTGACCGCGACGAACGCGCAGTGGAACGGCAACGTGCCCGCCGGCGGTTCGGTGCAGCTCGGTTTCAACTCCGCGGGGTCGGGCTCGGGCGAGCCGACCGACTACCGGGTGAACGGGCAGCCCTGCACCAGGGGCTGACCCGCTGAAGACCCGCGGTGGGCGCTGCTGCTCCGGCGCCCACCGCGGCCCTCCGCCACCGGCCGCCGGGCCATCCCACGAACCCCCGGCGGCCGGTGGCCCTTTTCCGCCCCGGAAAACCGCTCCCCCGGTCCCCCACCGCTCTGCTCCACTGATCATCGTGACGTCGATGTGGGTGGGCGAGCGGGTGCGGCTGCGCGGGGTCGAACCGGAGGACTGGGAGGCGTTCATGCGCTTCTCCGGGCACAGCGGGGACATGCGCGCGGTGGACCGCGTGTACCCGCCCCGGTCCGCTGCCGGGCACCGCGAGTGGGCCCTGGCGCGGGCCACCGCCGCGACCGGGGGCGACGAGTTCACCCTCGCCGTGGAGGCGGGCGGCGTCGTGGTCGGCAGGGTGAGCACGCACAACGCCGACCAGCGGGCCGGGCGCTTCGGGTACGGCATCGGCATCGGCCACGAGTACCAGCGGCGCGGGTACGCGGCCGAGGCCGTGGGGCTGCTGCTCGACTTCATGTTCGCCGAGCGCCGCTACCACAAGTGCGAGGCGGGCGTGTACGCGTTCAACGGGCCCTCCCTGGCCCTGCACCGCAAGCTCGGCTTCCGGGAGGAGGGCCGGTTGCGCGACCACGAGTTCTCCGCGGGCCGCCACCACGACATGGTCCTGTTCGGCGTCCTGGCCGACGAGTGGCTCAGCCCCCGGCGGTCCTGAGCAGCGCCAGCAGCTCCTCCGGCGCCTCACCCACCACGTCGTGCCCGATGGGCAGCCCCACCGCACGCCACGAGGGGTCGTCGCGCAGCCGCGCCCACGTCGTGGCCAGCGGGCTGTCCGGGAACCGCTCCGCGAACAGGTAGAACCGCTCGGTCACCTTGTCCACGGCACCGGTCAGCGAGGCCCGCTGCAGCATCGTCGCCAGCGGGTGGGGCGTGGCGCGCGGGTCGAAGAACGGCAGCGGCGGGAACGCGAACCCGTCACCCGAGGCGCCCTCCACGTACCACTCGCGCCACCTGCCGTGCGCGATGTCGTAGCCCGACTCGCCGTCGCGCGGCACGAACGCGTCCAGGTACACCAGCGCCTTCACCCGATCGGGCAGGCGGTCGGCCACCACCGTGATCACCATGCCGCCGTAGCTGTGCCCGACCAGCACCACGTCCGACAGGTCCCCGACCAGCGCCAGCACCTCGGCCACGTGGTCCTCCAGGTTCACCCGACCGGTGCTCGGGGTCGGCGCGTGCACCTCGTGCCCCTCGGCGCGCAGCCGGGAGGCGATCGGGTCGTAGTACCAGCCACCGTGGCAAGCCCCTGGGATCAGCACGTAAGTCGTCATGAATCCCACGTTAAGTACCCTTTAGGACTTACCATGTCCGCAATGTCGATGCCCGCGAGGATGCTGCGCCTGCTGTCGCTGATGCAGGCCAGGCGCGACTGGTCCGGCGCCGAGCTGGCGCAGCGGCTGGGCGTGACCGACCGGACCGTGCGGCGCGACGTCGAGCGGCTGCGCGAGCTGGGCTACCCGGTCACCGGCACCACGGGCACCGCGGGCGGCTACCGGCTGGCGTCCGGCCGCGACCTGCCGCCGCTGCTGCTCGACGACGACGAGGCGGTCGCGGTGGCCGTCGGCCTGCGCACGGCCGCGGGCGTCGCCGGCGTGGCGGAGTCGTCCACCCGGGCGCTGGCCAAGCTGCACCGGGTGCTGCCCGCCCGGCTGCGGCACCGGGTGGCCGCGGTCGGCGACGCGATCGCGGTCATGGCGGTGGACGGGCCGGCGGCGGACCCGGCGACCCTGGGCCTGCTCGCGGCGGCCTGCCGGGACCACGAGGTCGTCGCGTTCACCCACCGGGGCGCGGAGCGCCGGGTCGAGCCGCGCGCCCTGGTCACCGCGGGCCGCCGCTGGTACCTGCTGGCCCACGACCCGTCGCGGGGGGACTGGCGCACCTTCCGGGTGGACCGGCTGGGGTCCCCGCGCGCCACGGGCCGCCGCTTCACCCCGCGCCCGCTGCCCGGCGACCCGGCCGAGCACGTGGCCAGGTCGCTGACCACGGCCCCGTACCGCCACACCGCCACGGCCCGCGTCCGGGCGCCCGCCGACGTCGTGCGCGCCCGCCTGCCGTTCGCCCTGCCCGGCCGGGTGGAGCCGGTCGACGGGGACACCTGCCTGCTGCGGCTCGGCGCGGACACCGTCGGCCCGATCGCCGCCGACCTCGCGCACGTCGAGGCCGACTACACCCTGGAGGACGCCTCGCCGGGGCTGCTCGACGCGCTGGCGGGGGTGGCGGCCCGGCTCACCGGTGGGCGGCCTGCCCCACCGGCCGCACCAGGATCTCGTTGACGTCGACCGTCGACGGCTGGCCCACCGCGTACAGCACGGCCCGCGCCACGTCCTCCGGTGCCAGCTTCGGGTCGGCCGCCCGGGACGCCGGGATGGCCTCGGTGGCGGTCAGCCCCGGCTGCACGAGCGTGACCCGCACCCCGGTGCCCACGCACTCGGCGCGGATGGCCTGCGCCAGCCCGGTCACCGCCCACTTGGTGGCCGAGTACAGGCTCCCGGCCCGCACCCCGCGCCCGGCCGCCGACCCGGTCAGCACCAGGTGCCCGCCGCTGCGGACCAGCGCGGGCAGCGCCGCCCGCGCGGTGAACGCGGGCCCGCACACGTTGGTCAGCACCATGTCGGACCACTCGGCGGGCGGCGCGCCGCCGGTGCCCGCGAAGGAGGTGTCCACGCTGGTGCCCGCGTTGGCGAACACCGCGTCCAGCCGGCCCCACTCCCGCTCGACCCGCGCCACCAGCGCCTCGACCTGCTCGTACACCCGCACGTCGCACGGGGCGACCATGGCCCGGTCCGGCCCGCCCAGCGAGGCGGCGAGGTCGGTCAGCGCGGCCGCGTCGCGCGCCGCCAGCACCAGCCGGTAGCCCGCCTCGGCCGCCAGCCGCGCGGTGGCCGCCCCGATGCCGCGACCGGCGCCCGTCACGAGGAACACCCCTGCTTCCACGGGGGCAGGCTACTGCTGTTTGGATCAAGCCACTGCCTCGAAGGCAACACAACGGCCCGCGCCGGCGTCTTAAGTGCGTATCCACTGATTGGGGGCACATGGACATCAACCGCAGGTTCGCACTCGGCCTGGGCTCGGTCGCGGCGGCCTCGGCCGTGGTCGGCACGGCGGGCACGGCGCAGGCCCAGGAGACGGATGCGGAGTGGGACGCGTTGATCCCGACCACGGCGGACCTGGCCAGGCGCAAGATCGCCCGCAAGTACCAGCGGCAGGTCGCGTGGGCGGGCGGCACCTGGTCGGCGCACATCGGCGTGGCCGACCCCGACGGCGTGGTCGAGCCCGCCGTCGAGGCGGAGGCCGACCGGGTCGTCGAGGCGTACAGCGTGAACAAGGTCGCCGTCGCCGTGGCGGTGCTGGACAAGGTCGACCGGGGCCTGATCACCCTGGACCAGCGGGTCGAGGTGACCGACGCGATCGTCATCCGCGACACCGACGGCATCTTCGCCCTCGACGGCGCCTACCCCAGCTCGGTCACCGTCGGCCACGCCCTGGCGGCGCTGCTGACCGTGTCGGACAACACCGCCGTGCGGCTGTGCGGGCTGGTCGTGCCCGCGCTGGAGCTCAACGAGATCCTGCGGGGCAAGGGCTTCGTGCACACGCAGGTCGTCCCGGTGGCCAACCCGAACCGGTTCTTCCTGGGCACCACCACGCCGCGCGAGACGTCCACCCTGCTCACCCGGCTGGCCGCGGGCGAGCTGCTGTCCCCGGCGTCCACGCGGCACCTGCTGACCGTGCTGCGGTCGCTGACCTCGTTCACCGACGGCATCCGGCTCAACCTGTCGTCGCAGGAGCGCCTGAACGTGGCCACCAAGGCGGGCTGGTTCGAGGACGGCCGCAACGAGGCGGGCATCGTCTTCGACGCCAACGGCAAGCCGGTCGTCACCTACGCCCTGTTCGCCTCGGGCCGGTTCCGCGGCGACCAGGCCGTGAACGCGGACAACTACAGCGCCACCCACCCGGCGCTGCGGGCCCGCGCCGAGCTGGGCCGCACCCTGTACGACTCGGTGCTGCGCATCACCAACGACGCGGCCCACGCGTACCGGGCGCAGCCCTATCGCGCCTGGAAGGGCGGCAACTGAAAAATCGACGTATCCACGGCCGCCCGCCGCCCTCCTTCCTCACAAGGGGGAACGGCGGGGGCCCGGCCCGCCCCGCGCGCGTCGCGGGGCCGGCCGGTCGCCAGTCGGGGAGGGGTCGTCCCGCCAGGGGGTTGCGGGCAGCCGGTCGTGGCCGCCGTCCACGACCGGCCCCCACCCCGTGGCGTGCCGCTTCACCAGCTCGGCCACCACGCGGTCCGCGGGCAGCTCCCACACCGCCTCGTTGAACACCTCGACCTCCACGAACCCGGCGTAGCCCGCCGCGCGCACCAGCGAGGTCAGGCCCACCAGGTCGATGTGCCCGTCACCGGGCAGGCCGCGCCCCAGCAGCACGTCGGCGGGCAGCGGCGTGACCCAGTCGCACACCTGGTAGGACAGGATGTCCGCGCCGGCCGCCGCCACCGACGCCGCCAGCGCCGGGTCCCACCAGACGTGCAGGGCGTCCACCACGACGCCGACCGCGGCGTGCGGCGCGGCCAGCTCCAGGGCCTGCGCCAGCGTGGAGACGACCCCGCGGTCGGCGCAGAACACCGGGTGCATGGGCTCCAGCGCGAGCCGGACCCCGGCGTCGGCGGCGTGGGGCGCCAGCACCTCCAGCGCACCGGCCACCCGGTCCCGCGCGCCTGCGAGGTCGCGCCCCTGCACGCCGCCGGGCACCAGCACCAGGCACTGCGCGCCCAGCGCCGCGGCCTCGTCGATCGCCCGCCGGTTGTCGTCCAGGCGCTGGTCGGCACCCGTGAAGAAGCCGCCGCGGCACAGCGACGACACGGTCAGCCCGGCCTGCCGGACCAGCGCGGCGGTGCGCTCCACCCCGTGCTCGTGGACGGGTTCGCGCCACAGCCCGACGCCCTCCACGCCGTGCCGCGCGCACGCGTCGACCACCTCGGGCACGGACGCCCGCTTCACCGTGGCCTGGTTCACCGAGAGCTTCACGTCAGCACGCCCAGCAGGTTCGCCCAGCGCGCGGCCGCCAGGTCCGGGTCGGGCAGCAGGCCGGCCAGGTCGGCCAGCCGCAGCGCCTCGCCGAGGTGCACCACGTCCCGCGCGGACTGGAGGCCGCCGACCATGGCGAACGAGTCCTGGAACCCGGCCAGCCAGGACAGGAACACCACACCGGTCTTGTAGTGGTAGGTGGGCTGTTGGAACAGGTGGCGGGACAGCGCGACGGTCGGTTCCAGCACCTCGTGGTAGCGCGCGAGGTCACCGGCGTCCAGGGCGCCCAGGGCCTCCGCCGCCGCGGGCGCGATGACGTCGAAGATGCCCAGCAGGGCGTCGCTGTGGCCGACGTCGTCGCCCGCGATCAGCTCCGGGTAGTGGAAGTCGTCCCCGGTGTAGCAGCGCACGCCCTCGGGCAGGGCGCGGCGCAGCTCCACCTCGTGCCCCGCGTCCAGCAGGGACACCTTCACCCCGTCCACCCGGTCCGGGTAAGCCTTGACCAGGTCGAGGAAGTGGCCGGTGGCCTCGGGCACGTCGGTCGAGCCCCAGTAGCCGGCCAGCAGCGGGTCGAACGCCGGGCCGAGCCAGTGCAGGATGACGGGTCGGTCGACCTCCTCCAGCAGCGCGGCGTACACCCGCTGGTAGTCCTCGGGCCCGCGGGCCCGGGCGGCGAGCTTGCGGCTGCACATCAGGATCGGCTGCGCGCCCGCCTCGCCGACCACCTCCAACTGCTCGCGGTAGGCGGTCAGCGGGTCGTCGGTGCCGTGGTCGGTGCCGACCCCCGCCGCCAGCCTGCCCCCGGCCACCGCGGCGGTGCGCCGGACCAGCTCCGCGGCCGCGGCCCAGTCCAGCCCCATGCCGCGCTGGGCGGTGTCCATGGCCTCGGCGACGCCGAACCCCAGGTCCCACAGCCGCACCCGGTGGGCCAGCGTGGCGTCCCAGTCCAGCACGGCGGGCGCGCCGGGCCCGTTGCCCGCGAACGGGTCGGCGACCACGTGCGCCGCCGCGAACGCGACCCGCGACGCGAACTTCCCACCTTCCCCCGCGCTCCCCGCGCCCTTCTCCCCCTCCGCCCCCTTCTTCCCTCCCGCGCCCCTCTCCCCCACTCCGCTCTCCCCCACCCGGCTCTCCCCCACCCGGCTCTCCCCCACCCGGCTCTCCCCCGCTCCGCTCCTCCCCACCCCGCGCAGCTCGTGGTCGTGGAACGAGCCGTCGCGGCGGGGCAACCGCACCACCGTCACGCCGGCACCTCGATCCGCCGCCCCGTGCGCGAGGACTCCAGGCCCAGCGCGGCCAGCCGGACGCCCCGCGCACCGGAGCGGAAGTCGTGCCGGAAGGGCGCGTCGGCGACGACGTGCCGCAGGAACTCCTCCCACTGCACCAGGAACCCGTTGTCGAACACCTCGTTGTCGGGCACCTCCTGCCACAGCGCGCGGAAGTCGATCGACGAGGGCACGTCCGGGTCCCACACCGGCTTCGGGGTGATCTCCCGGGGTTGGACCACGCAGTTGCGCAACCCCGCCACGGCGCTGCCGCGGGTGCCGTCCACCTGGAACTCGACCAGCTCGTCGCGGTGCACCCGCACCGCCCAGGAGGAGTTGACCTGCGCCACCACGCCGCCGGCCAGCTCGAAGATCGCGTAGGCCGCGTCGTCGGCGGTGGCGTCGTACCGGGTGCCGCCCTCGTCCCAGCGCTCGGGCACGTGCGTGACGGCGCGGGCGGTGACCGCCTCCACCGGCCCGAACAGGCCCTCCAGCAGGTAGCTCCAGTGGCAGAACATGTCCACGACGATCCCGCCGCCGTCCTGCGCCCGGTAGTTCCAGCTCGGCCGCTGCGCGGGCTGCCAGTCGCCCTCGAAGACCCAGTAGCCGAACTCGCCGCGCACCGAGAGCACGCGGCCGAAGAACCCGCCGTCGACCAGCCGCCGCAGCTTGCGGATGCCGGGCAGGTACAGCTTGTCGGCCACCACGCCGTGCTTGACGCCGGCCGCGTCGGCCAGCCGGGCCAGCTCCTCGACCTCCCCGGGCGAGGCGGCGACCGGCTTCTCGCTGTAGACGTGCTTGCCCGCCGCGATCGCCCTGGACAGGGCCCCGACGTGCGCCGAGGTGACCTGCGCGTCGAAGTAGACCTCGACCCCGGGGTCACCCAGCGCGGCGTCCAGGTCGGTGGTCCAGCGCGCCAGGTCGTGCCGCCGGGCGATCTCCTCCAGCTTGTTCGCGTTGCGCCCCACCAGGATCGGCTCGGGCACCACCAGGTCGTCACCGACCCGCACCCCGCCGCGCTCCCGGATCGCCAACACCGACCGCACCAGGTGCTGCCGGTACCCCATGCGCCCGGTAACCCCGTTCAGCACGACCCCAACAGTCCGCACCGCCACCACACCACCCCACCTATCCGGAAAGCGCTTTCCACAAGCTACGTCCCCCACCCCCCACCGTCAACCAACCCACCCCACCCCCACGCGTGTCCTCCACTCAGACACCGCGTGTCCTCCACTCAGACACCGCGAGTCGAACCTCCAGAACCGTCGTGTCGAACCTCCAGAACTCCCGAATTCCACATTCGGCTCCCCACGACCACGTCCCAACCGGGCCCGAATGTGGAACTCGGGGGTCCCGAGGGTTCGACACGACGGGCCTGAGCGTTCGACTCGCGGTGTCCGAACGGAGGACACGCGGGGTCGGAGTGGAGGACACGCGGGGTTGGGGCGGGGGGTGGGGGGTGGGGATCGTTTAGGCTCGCCAGTTCGGGGACGGTGAGGAGGCGGCGGTGGCGTCGCGGCAGGTCACGCTGCAAGAGGTGGCGAAGAGCGCGGGTGTGTCGCTGGCCACCGCGTCGCGCGTGCTCAACGGCAGCACGCGCCAGGTGAGCGCCGAACTGCGCGAGCGCGTGCTGGGCACGGCGCGGGAGCTGGGCTACCTGCCCAACGCCTCCGCGCAGGCGCTGGCCCGCAACTCCAGCGTGCTGGTGGGGCTCGTGGTGCACGACATCGCCGACCCGTACTTCTCCAGCATCGCGGCGGGCGTGACCCGGGTCGCCGAGGCGGCCGGGCTGGTCGTGGTGCTCGGCACCACCAACCGCGACCCGCGCCGCGAGGTCGAGCTGGTCAACACCCTGCGCGCCCACCGCGCCCGCGCCCTGGTCATCGCCGGCAGCCGCACCACCGACCGCCGGGCCAGCGCCCGCCTGACCGAGGAGATCGGCGCGTTCACCGCCCAGGGCGGCCGGGTGGCGTGCGTCTCGCAGGCGAAGCTGGGCGCGGACACCGTGGTGCCCGCCAACCGGTCCGGGGCACGGGCGCTGGCCCGCCGCCTCACCGAGCTGGGCCACCGCCGGTTCGCCGTGCTCGCGGGCCCCGCCGACCTGCTCGCCGCCCGCGACCGCGTCGCCGGCTTCAAGGCCGGCCTGGCCGACGCGGGCGTGGACCTGCCCCCCGAGAACGTCATCACCTGCGGTTTCACCCGTGACGGCGGTCACGCCGCAGTGGCCGACCTGCTCGCCGCCCGCACCGGCGCGACCTGCGTGTTCGCCGTCAACGACGTGATGGCGATGGGTGCCATGGCGGCGCTGCGCGAGCACGGGCTCGGCGTCCCCGACGACGTCTCGGTGGCCGGTTTCGACGACATCCCCACCCTGCGCGACCTGGTCCCGGCCCTGAGCACGGTGCGCCTGCCGCTGGAGCAGATGGGTGAACGGGCCGCGCGCCTGGTCCTGGACGAGCCCGGTGACGAGCCGCGCACGGTCCGGGTGGCCGGCGAGGTGGTGCTGCGCGCCAGCACGTCCCCACCTGGCGCTACCGGGCTGCGGTAGGCGCCGGCTACTCTCTAAACTGGACACCCGTTCGACCACCCCTCACGAGGAGTGATCCCTTCCGTGCGCGACGCGCAGTCCCCGGGCTGCAGTACCGAGCCGGGTCCGATACCCGGCTGCCAGCCCCGCCCGCCCCGTGACGGGGGCCTCGCATGACCATCGTCCTCAGCCTGCTCGGCCTGGTCGCCGTGGTGGTGCTCACCGTCGGCACGTTCATCGCGGTCGCGGCCGAGTTCTCCCTGACCGCCCTGGAGCGCAGCACCGTCGAGTCGCACGTCGCCGCCGTCGGCGACGCCAAGGCCCGCGCGGTCGACAAGGCCCACCGGTCGCTGTCCTTCCAGCTCTCCGGCTCGCAGCTGGCGATCACCATCACCACGCTCATCACCGGTTTCATCGCCGAACCGGCCATCGCCGAGCTGATCTCGCCCGCGCTGTCGGCCCTCGGCGTGCCGGACTCCGCGGTCGACCCGATCTCGCTGGCCGTCGCCCTGGCGGTGGCCACGTCGCTGTCGATGGTGTTCGGCGAGCTGGTGCCGAAGAACCTGGCCATCGCCAAGCCGCTGGAGACCGCCCGCGCGGTCGCCGGCGTGCAGGCCGGGTTCTCCTCGGTGTTCCGCTGGCTGATCAACGGCCTGAACGGCTCGGCCAACTGGCTGGTGCGCCGGATGGGCGTGGAGCCCGCCGACGAGCTGGCCTCGGCCCGGTCGCCGCAGGAGCTGGGCGCCCTGATCCGGTCGAGCGCCGAGCACGGCACGATCGACGAGGGCACCGCGACCCTGCTGGACCGCTCCCTGCGCTTCGGCGACCGCACCGCGGACGAGCTGATGACCCCGCGCGTGCGGGTGGAGTCGCTGCGCTCGGACGCGACCGTGCTGGACCTGGTCGCCAAGGCGCGGGAGACGGGTTTCTCCCGGTTCCCGGTGCACCAGGGCGACCTGGACGAGGTGCGCGGGATCGTGCACGTCAAGCAGGCGTTCGGGGTGCCGCGCCACCAGCGGGCGACCACGCCGCTGTCGGCGCTGACCAGGCCGGTGCAGACGGTGCCCGCGACCCTGGAGGGCGACGCCCTGCTGGACCGGCTGCGCGCCTCCGGCCTGCAGACCGCGCTGGTCGTCGACGAGTACGGCGGCACGGCCGGCCTGGTGACGCTGGAGGACCTGGTCGAGGAGATCGTCGGCGACGTGCGCGACGAGCACGACCGCCGGGAGACCTCGCCGGTGCGCCCGCTGGGCCGCGACAGCTGGCTGGTGTCCGGCCTGCTGCGCGACGACGAGGTGGCCGAGGCGACCGGGTTCCGGATGCCCGAGGGCGACTACGAGACGGTCGCCGGCCTGGTCATGGCCCGGTTGGGCCGGATACCGGCGGCCGGTGACGAGATCCGGGTCGACGGCTGGCGGATCACCGTGGTGCAGATGGACCGGCACCGGGTGGCCGAGCTGCGGGTGGCCCGGGTGGAGCAGGAGGCCGCGCGATGAGCCCGCCGCGCGTGGTGGAGCCCGAGGTCGCGACGAGCCCGCCGCACGTGGCGGGGACGGGGGTCGCGCGATGAGCCTGCTGTTCGTGTTGCTGCTGGTGGCGGGCAACGCCTTCTTCGTCGGCGCGGAGTTCGCCATCATCACCGCGCGCCGCGACCGGCTGGAGGCGCTGGCCGAGCAGGGCAGCAGCCGGGCCCGGACGGTGATCCGGGCGGGCCGCGAGCTGCCGCTGCTGATCGCGGGCGCGCAGCTGGGCATCACGCTGTGCTCGCTGGGCCTGGGCGCGCTGGGCGAACCGGCCGTGGCGGCGATGCTGGAGGCGCCGTTCCACGGCGTCGGCGTGCCGGACGCGGTGCGGCACGGCGTGGCCTTCGCGCTGGCGCTGGTCGTCGTGGTGGCGCTGCACACGGTGCTGGGCGAGATGGTGCCGAAGAACCTGGCCATCGCCGGCCCGGAGCGCACCGCGCTGCTGCTGGTGCCCGCGCACCTGTGGTTCTGCCGGCTGGTGGCGCCGCTGCTGCGCGCGTTCACCGTGGTGGCGACGGCGGTGCTCAAGCGGGTCGGCGTGACGCCGCGCGAGGAGCTGGAGTCGGCCTACACGCGGGACGAGCTGGCGCTGCTGATCGCGCAGTCGCGGCAGGAGGGCCTGCTGGAGGACTCCGAGCACCGGCGGCTGGCGCAGACGCTGTCGTCGGCGGAGCGCACCGTGGCCGACGTGCTGGTGCCGCTGGACCGGGTCACCTCGGTGTCGGCGCGGCCGACCATGGGCGAGGTGGAGGCCGCCGTGTCGGCCACCGGCTTCTCCCGGTTCCCGGTGCGCGACGAGGACCGGCTGATCGGCTACCTGCACGTCAAGGACGTGCTGGACATCGCGGACGCGGACCCGTCGACGCAGGTGCCGCCCGGTCGGGTGCGCGGCCTGCCGGAGGTGCCGGTGGACGCGCGGCTGGACGAGGCGGTCGGCGTGCTGCGGCGCGCGCAGAGCCACCTGGCGCAGGCCGTGTCGGCCGACGGGGTGACGCAGGGCGTGGTCGCGCTGGAGGACCTGGTCGAGGAGTACGTGGGCACCGTGCGCGACGGCACCCACGTCCGCCGGGAGCCGTGACGAGAGGGGTGGCGCCGGTACCTGGGGGTCACCGGCGCCACCCCCGGTCACGACGCCGAGCGCACCTCGGGCACGTGGACCGGCACGCCTGCC
This portion of the Saccharothrix syringae genome encodes:
- a CDS encoding serine hydrolase; amino-acid sequence: MDINRRFALGLGSVAAASAVVGTAGTAQAQETDAEWDALIPTTADLARRKIARKYQRQVAWAGGTWSAHIGVADPDGVVEPAVEAEADRVVEAYSVNKVAVAVAVLDKVDRGLITLDQRVEVTDAIVIRDTDGIFALDGAYPSSVTVGHALAALLTVSDNTAVRLCGLVVPALELNEILRGKGFVHTQVVPVANPNRFFLGTTTPRETSTLLTRLAAGELLSPASTRHLLTVLRSLTSFTDGIRLNLSSQERLNVATKAGWFEDGRNEAGIVFDANGKPVVTYALFASGRFRGDQAVNADNYSATHPALRARAELGRTLYDSVLRITNDAAHAYRAQPYRAWKGGN
- a CDS encoding sugar phosphate isomerase/epimerase family protein yields the protein MKLSVNQATVKRASVPEVVDACARHGVEGVGLWREPVHEHGVERTAALVRQAGLTVSSLCRGGFFTGADQRLDDNRRAIDEAAALGAQCLVLVPGGVQGRDLAGARDRVAGALEVLAPHAADAGVRLALEPMHPVFCADRGVVSTLAQALELAAPHAAVGVVVDALHVWWDPALAASVAAAGADILSYQVCDWVTPLPADVLLGRGLPGDGHIDLVGLTSLVRAAGYAGFVEVEVFNEAVWELPADRVVAELVKRHATGWGPVVDGGHDRLPATPWRDDPSPTGDRPAPRRARGGPGPRRSPL
- a CDS encoding DUF993 family protein, which codes for MVADPFAGNGPGAPAVLDWDATLAHRVRLWDLGFGVAEAMDTAQRGMGLDWAAAAELVRRTAAVAGGRLAAGVGTDHGTDDPLTAYREQLEVVGEAGAQPILMCSRKLAARARGPEDYQRVYAALLEEVDRPVILHWLGPAFDPLLAGYWGSTDVPEATGHFLDLVKAYPDRVDGVKVSLLDAGHEVELRRALPEGVRCYTGDDFHYPELIAGDDVGHSDALLGIFDVIAPAAAEALGALDAGDLARYHEVLEPTVALSRHLFQQPTYHYKTGVVFLSWLAGFQDSFAMVGGLQSARDVVHLGEALRLADLAGLLPDPDLAAARWANLLGVLT
- a CDS encoding Gfo/Idh/MocA family protein, with the translated sequence MGYRQHLVRSVLAIRERGGVRVGDDLVVPEPILVGRNANKLEEIARRHDLARWTTDLDAALGDPGVEVYFDAQVTSAHVGALSRAIAAGKHVYSEKPVAASPGEVEELARLADAAGVKHGVVADKLYLPGIRKLRRLVDGGFFGRVLSVRGEFGYWVFEGDWQPAQRPSWNYRAQDGGGIVVDMFCHWSYLLEGLFGPVEAVTARAVTHVPERWDEGGTRYDATADDAAYAIFELAGGVVAQVNSSWAVRVHRDELVEFQVDGTRGSAVAGLRNCVVQPREITPKPVWDPDVPSSIDFRALWQEVPDNEVFDNGFLVQWEEFLRHVVADAPFRHDFRSGARGVRLAALGLESSRTGRRIEVPA
- a CDS encoding LacI family DNA-binding transcriptional regulator, translating into MASRQVTLQEVAKSAGVSLATASRVLNGSTRQVSAELRERVLGTARELGYLPNASAQALARNSSVLVGLVVHDIADPYFSSIAAGVTRVAEAAGLVVVLGTTNRDPRREVELVNTLRAHRARALVIAGSRTTDRRASARLTEEIGAFTAQGGRVACVSQAKLGADTVVPANRSGARALARRLTELGHRRFAVLAGPADLLAARDRVAGFKAGLADAGVDLPPENVITCGFTRDGGHAAVADLLAARTGATCVFAVNDVMAMGAMAALREHGLGVPDDVSVAGFDDIPTLRDLVPALSTVRLPLEQMGERAARLVLDEPGDEPRTVRVAGEVVLRASTSPPGATGLR